The Candidatus Eisenbacteria bacterium sequence GCTACTCGATTCCCCCGTACTACGACTCGATGATCGGCAAGCTCATCGCGCACGGGAAGAGCCGGGCCGAAGCGCTCCGCCGCATGGAGATCGCGCTCGAGGAGATGCTCGTGGAAGGCATCAAGACCACGATTCCCTTCCACCAGCTGGCCCTCCGCCACCCCCGCTTCCGCGCCGGCGACCTCGACACGCGCTTCGTCGAGCAATTGCTCAAGGAGCGCGAGGCCGCCGCCGCGGCGCACTGAGCCGCGGTGGGACGGGCGCGCGAGGTCCGCGTCGCCCTGTGGACGACATCGCGTCCGTGGCCGGACCGCGTCCCGGCGGAAAGCCGCGTCGTCGTGGTGGACGTCCTGCGCGCGACCTCCACGCTGAGCGTCGCGCTCGCGAACGGGGCCTCGCGGATCGTGCCGCTGACCGACACGGCCGAGGCGCTGGCGCGCCGCGACGCCGATCCCGGATCGCTGGCGTGCGGCGAGCGCGACGGGCGCATCGTGCCCGGGTTCGACCTCGGCAACTCGCCGTTCGAGTACGCGCCCGGGCGGGTCCGCGGGCGCACGCTCTACTTCGCGTCCACGAACGGCTCGTGGGCGATGCGCCACGCGGCCTCCCGGGATTCACGTGGGGACGGCTGGACGCTCGGGTCGTTCGTGAGCGCGAACGCCACGCTCGAGGGCGTCGCGAACGACGCGGAGGTGTTCGTCGCGTGCGCGGGCAAGGATGGGCGCTTCGCGCTCGAGGACGCGGCCTTCGCCGGCTGGCTGTGCGCGCGGCTGGCCGAACGGGGAGCGAGGCCCGCCAACGACGCCGCGCGCTTCGCGCTCACGCTCGCGCCCCGCGACGAGACCGAGATCCGCGCCCTCGTCGAGGGCTGCTCGCACGGCCGCTACCTGCGCTCGCTGGGTTCCGAGTTCGCGCGCGACGTCGAGTTCTGCTCGCGTCTCGACGTCGTCGGCGGGGCCCGCACGCCGGAGTCCGCGGCCCAGACTTGAGCGGTGCTCAGCGCCGCTGGGCCTGCACCATCATGTACAGGCCGATGCCGCCGAACAGGATGTCGCCCATCCAGGCGGCCACGTACGGCGGCAGGGAGCCGTAGTGCCCGAGCGCCTGGCCGGCGCGCATGACGCCGTAGTAAAGGAACGAGATGGCGATCGAGAGCCCGAAGCCGAGCGCCGCGCTCTGCGTGCGCAGCCGCGTCGCCAGCGCGCCGCCGATCAGCACGACGACCAGGCAGATGAGCGGAAACGCGAGCTTGAGGTGCAGGTCCACGAGATAGTTCGAGACGCGCGCGCCGCTCGCGCGCAGCCGCTCGACGTACTCGCGCAGCTCGAAGAAGTTCATCTGGTCGGGCCGCGCCGCCTCCTTGGCGAAGTCCTCCGGACGTTCGGCGAGCCCGTTCACGGCCATGCGCTGGAAGGGTTCCGCCTGCTCGCGTCCGCCCACGAACGTGCGCACGAAGCCCGAGACGAACACCCAGCGGGAGCCGTCCCAGCTCGCCTCGGCGGCGTCGATGCGGCGCACGAGCTGACCGGAACGGAACTCCTGGAGCGAGACCTCGTGCATGCGCTGCTCGGGCACGACGTACAGCCGCGCGTACCAGATCCGGCCACCCTCGCCGAGATACGTGAGATTCGGGCGCTCGACGCCGCGGGTGTTCGTGATCTGCTGGATGCCGCGGTTGTAGATCTCGTCACGGGCCCGCGTCGCGGGCGGAACGACCCACTCGCCGAGCAGCAGCGAAAGCACCACGCAGCCGATCGCGACACCGAACACCGGGCGCATGATGCGCACGAGCGACAGTCCCGAGGCGCGCATCGCGGTCAGCTCGCCGAACTTGTTGAGCTGGCCGAGGGCGAGGAACGTCGCCAGCAGCAGCGCCACCGGCAGCATCTTGACGACGATGTCGGGGGCGAGGTTCAGGTAGTAGGCGAGCACGAGGTGGAACGCCGCGCGGTGATCGAGGAACACGTCGATCTTCTCGATGACGTCCACGACCACGAAGATGACGATGAACCCGAGCAGGCCGAGCGCCAGGTACCCGGCGAACTCGCGCAGCACGTAGCGGTCGAGAATCCTCACGCCGCGGCCCCGGGGGCGACGGGAGGTGCGCCGGGCGGCCGCCGGCGGT is a genomic window containing:
- the lptG gene encoding LPS export ABC transporter permease LptG, with protein sequence MRILDRYVLREFAGYLALGLLGFIVIFVVVDVIEKIDVFLDHRAAFHLVLAYYLNLAPDIVVKMLPVALLLATFLALGQLNKFGELTAMRASGLSLVRIMRPVFGVAIGCVVLSLLLGEWVVPPATRARDEIYNRGIQQITNTRGVERPNLTYLGEGGRIWYARLYVVPEQRMHEVSLQEFRSGQLVRRIDAAEASWDGSRWVFVSGFVRTFVGGREQAEPFQRMAVNGLAERPEDFAKEAARPDQMNFFELREYVERLRASGARVSNYLVDLHLKLAFPLICLVVVLIGGALATRLRTQSAALGFGLSIAISFLYYGVMRAGQALGHYGSLPPYVAAWMGDILFGGIGLYMMVQAQRR
- a CDS encoding 2-phosphosulfolactate phosphatase, with product MGRAREVRVALWTTSRPWPDRVPAESRVVVVDVLRATSTLSVALANGASRIVPLTDTAEALARRDADPGSLACGERDGRIVPGFDLGNSPFEYAPGRVRGRTLYFASTNGSWAMRHAASRDSRGDGWTLGSFVSANATLEGVANDAEVFVACAGKDGRFALEDAAFAGWLCARLAERGARPANDAARFALTLAPRDETEIRALVEGCSHGRYLRSLGSEFARDVEFCSRLDVVGGARTPESAAQT